One window of Papaver somniferum cultivar HN1 chromosome 9, ASM357369v1, whole genome shotgun sequence genomic DNA carries:
- the LOC113309644 gene encoding uncharacterized protein LOC113309644, protein MASKLFHISPHQAENLTEISLREAFQLLETQLRPPFSLKIPSPSEYLELNRAIVYGILTEPHFASVHITHLNAIVIDGYASALNLILKLVYESYSKLLEPVKLNLIWVTSKLVEVSAVGIDNLVVGLLRQIVGGDVSDGNLWLCMELLKLCLDKFEILSEEPLILTSALYTYLRLLADHCRLSGNQKLENLKKLEIDFCVRMLRKHFQICLRIGRDLVRLLQDLVYVPEFRAVWKDLLSNPLEFRTPEFSDISQLYCLRTSSRYFLLRISPEMETQLSFLLTYVRWGHQKRYQEWFARKFLCRDECDSVICDIVRFICCAHHPPNEIIQSDVISRWAVIGWLLKCCRKNYTEANTKLALFYDWLFFDERTDNVMNIEPGILLIMNSVPRYIDMTRTLIEFMILLMDNYDVQRKNLTVRGLSTAFRVLLKKGVVQSLDALTSSSLISPLLKQRLAFVVSDSNSEAILYCSLQPSSEPNPANVESETLLSGDSHLESCVQKPTAELPHCSLEPSKLPSPSSVETQTSIMIDSNLKDLVHKSTASAPCSSLQAVNLLSLSNLQAQISSSNAETEKSLPPEVRIYKRRRVTGDVNDALPLSDKSRTSLGSLVTAKINPLSIIEELLRSLGDCIKTSSMMGLQNLEKILFLYANLSSEVPDDAKTGDFDLTPQVVASRITEAFKSNGYEMFNPLKCPQELKYDDEINSATAVITSVFFFAQKKRIKEMILFWSRNGYLVGPRLLSYASRLFSEAHISCLRNLVREQSSVNMNSPETSLLKHHIDSYISFSKAEGIDPSSSKVSASKLDAKLVIDLVESTFASYRNFISLIDRSQGKEDSSLSKLLLSDVLSYSGWKTKRLTTVLCSMFACLSDLCTSKEEFVLFLLEKLDYVELVTIQFQICLRRFSVFGEDTKLISNLIKNSLSWEIVKQKKLWGLLTSELAGLKVQVEKVAADCLDVFDPSVHSVAVEGLFDLCCRLAPTTELVGTMISLRGNRFGDFAAAVLANWVVSNGSMLFNSIVICLEKLHNKDIHLMVSGSSVNKYTILELLNFLDKQEMKNLNFVNEMSGSISEVKARLMDMVIGQRDR, encoded by the coding sequence ATGGCCTCGAAACTGTTTCATATTTCTCCACACCAAGCTGAAAACCTAACTGAAATATCCCTTAGAGAAGCTTTTCAACTTCTTGAGACTCAATTAAGACCCCCATTTTCATTAAAAATACCTTCtccatcagagtacttggagctCAATAGGGCTATTGTTTATGGGATTTTAACAGAACCTCACTTTGCCAGTGTCCATATTACACATTTGAATGCCATTGTCATAGATGGGTACGCTTCtgctttgaatttgattttgaagtTAGTGTATGAATCCTATTCTAAACTTCTAGAACCGGTGAAATTAAATCTAATTTGGGTTACTTCAAAGCTAGTTGAAGTTTCAGCTGTTGGCATTGATAATTTGGTGGTTGGTTTATTGAGACAAATAGTTGGGGGTGATGTCAGTGATGGGAATTTGTGGTTATGTATGGAATTGCTTAAGCTTTGCTTGGATAAGTTTGAGATTTTATCAGAAGAACCTTTGATTCTTACAAGTGCTTTATATACATATCTTCGATTATTAGCCGACCATTGTAGGTTATCTGGTAATCAGAAGTTAGAGAACTTGAAAAAATTGGAGATTGATTTTTGTGTTagaatgttgaggaagcattttCAGATATGTTTACGAATTGGCAGGGATTTAGTTCGTCTTTTACAAGATCTGGTTTATGTTCCTGAATTTCGAGCTGTATGGAAAGACTTGCTATCCAATCCGCTTGAATTTAGAACTCCAGAGTTTTCAGATATCTCACAACTGTATTGCTTAAGAACATCAAGCAGGTACTTTTTACTTCGGATTTCGCCAGAGATGGAAACCCAGTTGAGCTTCTTACTGACTTATGTGAGATGGGGTCATCAGAAACGTTACCAGGAATGGTTTGCGAGGAAATTCTTATGCAGGGATGAATGTGACAGTGTTATTTGTGACATTGTTAGGTTTATATGTTGTGCTCATCACCCACCTAATGAAATTATCCAGTCTGATGTGATTTCACGATGGGCAGTTATTGGCTGGTTACTCAAATGCTGTAGAAAAAATTATACCGAAGCAAATACAAAGTTGGCCTTATTCTATGATTGGTTATTCTTTGATGAAAGAACTGACAATGTTATGAACATTGAGCCTGGGATCTTGTTGATCATGAATTCGGTACCTAGATACATTGATATGACTCGGACCCTTATCGAGTTCATGATTTTACTCATGGATAACTATGATGTTCAGCGGAAGAATCTCACAGTTCGGGGTCTCTCAACAGCTTTCCGTGTACTTCTCAAGAAGGGAGTGGTACAATCATTAGACGCTTTAACTTCAAGCAGTTTAATATCTCCCCTACTCAAGCAGAGGCTTGCATTTGTCGTTTCTGATTCAAACTCAGAGGCCATTCTATATTGTTCTTTACAACCATCAAGTGAGCCGAATCCAGCCAATGTGGAGTCTGAAACATTATTATCAGGTGATTCACATTTGGAAAGCTGTGTGCAGAAACCCACGGCTGAACTTCCCCACTGTTCTCTGGAACCATCAAAACTGCCAAGTCCATCCAGTGTGGAGACCCAAACATCAATAATGATTGATTCAAATTTGAAAGACCTTGTCCACAAATCCACAGCTAGTGCTCCGTGTTCTTCTCTACAAGCAGTAAATTTGCTGAGCCTGTCCAACTTGCAAGCCCAAATATCATCATCAAATGCAGAGACAGAAAAATCATTACCACCTGAAGTAAGGATATATAAGCGCCGTCGAGTTACTGGGGACGTTAATGATGCTTTACCTCTTTCAGACAAGTCACGTACTTCGCTTGGTTCACTGGTTACAGCTAAGATAAATCCATTGAGTATTATTGAGGAATTGCTGCGGAGTCTTGGAGATTGTATTAAGACATCAAGCATGATGGGTCTTCAGAATCTCGAGAAGATATTATTCTTGTATGCTAACCTTTCTAGTGAGGTACCTGATGATGCCAAAACAGGTGATTTTGATCTTACGCCTCAAGTGGTAGCTTCTCGAATAACCGAAGCATTCAAATCAAATGGATATGAAATGTTTAATCCTCTTAAGTGCCCACAAGAACTGAAGTATGATGATGAAATTAATTCTGCTACTGCGGTGATTACCTCCGTTTTTTTCTTTGCGCAGAAGAAAAGGATCAAAGAAATGATATTATTCTGGTCTAGAAATGGTTATTTAGTCGGACCACGGTTACTGTCTTATGCCTCCAGACTCTTTTCCGAGGCCCATATTAGTTGCTTGAGGAATTTAGTGAGGGAACAAAGTTCAGTGAATATGAATAGCCCAGAAACATCATTACTGAAGCATCATATAGATAGTTATATTTCTTTCTCAAAAGCTGAAGGAATAGATCCTTCCAGTTCCAAAGTTTCTGCTTCGAAGTTGGATGCTAAATTGGTTATAGATTTGGTGGAGAGTACTTTTGCttcttacagaaatttcatttCATTGATAGATCGTTCACAGGGAAAAGAAGATTCATCTCTGTCTAAGCTCTTGCTTTCTGATGTATTGTCTTATTCTGGGTGGAAGACGAAGAGATTGACAACAGTACTGTGCAGTATGTTTGCTTGTCTTTCCGACTTATGCACCTCAAAGGAAGAGTTTGTGCTGTTTCTCTTGGAGAAGTTGGATTATGTAGAGCTTGTTACTATACAGTTTCAGATATGTTTGAGGAGATTCTCTGTTTTTGGAGAGGATACCAAATTAATATCCAATTTAATAAAAAACTCACTGAGTTGGGAAATTGTGAAGCAGAAAAAACTCTGGGGTTTATTGACATCAGAGCTGGCAGGTTTAAAGGTTCAAGTGGAGAAAGTTGCTGCAGACTGTTTGGATGTATTTGATCCAAGTGTGCATTCCGTTGCTGTAGAGGGTCTTTTCGATTTGTGTTGTCGTCTTGCACCAACTACTGAGCTTGTTGGTACGATGATTTCGCTACGGGGCAATAGGTTTGGGGATTTTGCTGCTGCGGTGTTAGCGAATTGGGTTGTCTCTAATGGCTCAATGCTGTTCAATAGCATAGTCATATGCCTGGAAAAACTGCATAACAAAGATATACATTTGATGGTTTCTGGTTCTAGTGTAAACAAATATACCATTTTAGAGTTGTTAAATTTTCTTGACAAACAAGAGATGAAAAACTTGAATTTTGTAAATGAAATGTCTGGCAGTATCTCGGAGGTAAAAGCTAGATTAATGGACATGGTAATTGGCCAGCGTGACAGATAA
- the LOC113310308 gene encoding F-box protein SKIP5-like — METEEKSRWKRGRSKGSFNIVACSSSYSSSSSSLMNSLDDGCIMHIFSFLSPIPDRYNAALVSRRWYYLACHPRLWLRVDGALKDSSEPGVFPSVETAVSAARPGDTILIGAGGSHHVHDIQIKKPLCLLGGGEHPDETTLVCSRGSESAFEFLSTCKISNLTVKAELGCCLLHRSGRLTIERCILLCDENPLDYLSCAIVSTAKGPSDVVPIPGEALSALVQADSVSVSRTRIEGGSKAVSTIGTLALQRVRVIYSRTALLFWFDVK; from the exons ATGGAAACGGAAGAGAAGAGTAGGTGGAAGCGGGGAAGAAGCAAGGGTTCATTTAATATTGTTGCTTGTTCTTCatcctattcttcttcttcttcgtcgctTATGAATTCTCTTGATGATGGATGTATTATGCATATCTTTAGCTTCTTATCGCCAATTCCAG ATCGGTATAACGCCGCCCTCGTTTCCCGCAGATGGTACTACCTTGCATGCCATCCTCGCCTGTGGCTACGTGTAGACGGGGCTCTAAAAGATTCATCTGAACCTGGAGTATTTCCCAGCGTTGAAACCGCTGTCTCTGCTGCGAG GCCCGGGGATACCATTTTGATAGGTGCTGGTGGGAGTCACCATGTTCATGATATTCAGATTAAGAAACCACTTTGCTTG CTTGGTGGAGGTGAGCATCCAGATGAAACAACACTGGTCTGTTCGCGAGGCTCGGAAAG TGCATTTGAGTTCCTGTCTACTTGTAAGATATCAAATTTAACTGTGAAAGCGGAGTTAGGATGTTGTTTGCTTCATAGGAGCGGAAGATTAACGATAGAACGGTGCATACTCCTGTGCGATGAAAACCCGTTGGACTACCTCTCATGCGCAATAGTAAGCACTGCAAAAGGGCCATCAGATGTTGTTCCTATACCTGGTGAGGCATTGTCAGCATTGGTCCAGGCTGATAGTGTATCAGTATCACGTACCCGAATTGAAGGAGGCTCTAAAGCTGTCTCAACAATTGGGACCCTGGCACTACAACGGGTCCGAGTAATTTATTCTAGGACAGCTCTTCTCTTCTGGTTTGATGTAAAGTAG
- the LOC113310309 gene encoding DNA-directed RNA polymerases IV and V subunit 5B-like: MENGGEPLTIMPSCLSSMIDSGSVESHRYYLARKTTFEMLKDRGYDVPENELNLTLPEFRSIYSENPDLERLRISLPLLSNPSKRISVIFCGTEKIKKGTIRNLLGLVGEGANLTRLILVLQSEMTAQAKQDLTLFQVSIELFQITDLLVNITKHVLMPKHEILTPEEKKKLLAKYNLDDKQLPRMLVTDAFARYYGLEKGQVVKVTFDSDITSSHVTYRCVM; encoded by the exons ATGGAGAATGGTGGTGAACCATTAACGATCATGCCAAGCTGTTTAAGCAGCATGATAGACAGTGGAAGTGTGGAAAGTCATAGGTATTATCTTGCTAGGAAGACAACTTTTGAGATGTTGAAAGATAGAGGTTATGATGTTCCTGAAAATGAACTCAATCTTACTCTTCCGGAGTTCCGTAGCATTTATTCTGAGAACCCAGATCTTGAACGTCTTCGTATCTCTCTTCCTCTGCTTTCTAATCCATCTAAAAGG ATTTCTGTAATATTCTGTGGAACTGAGAAAATTAAAAAGGGAACTATAAGGAACCTTCTTGGCCTAGTTGGTGAAGGCGCCAATTTGACCCGCCTCATATTGGTCCTGCAAAGTGAGATGACAGCCCAAGCTAAACAGGATTTGACCCTTTTTCAGGTTTCTATTGAGCTTTTCCAA ATTACTGATCTGTTGGTTAACATTACAAAGCATGTTCTCATGCCAAAACATGAGATTCTCACTCCTGAAGAGAAAAAGAAGTTGCTAGCTAAGTATAATCTGGATGATAAGCAG CTTCCGCGCATGTTAGTCACTGATGCATTCGCTCGATACTATGGGCTCGAGAAGGGGCAGGTGGTGAAAGTTACTTTCGACAGCGACATAACAAGCTCACACGTCACCTATCGCTGTGtcatgtga